acagcccagctgggccgGAGCTCCATGGCAGCCTGGCTGCGGGGGCAAGGGAGCCTGGAAAAGAGCCCGCACgccccagggaagggagcagtgtgtggggcacaggctggtGTCTGTGGGTGCAGCAGTGGACACAGgcaccctgccagccccacacatTGGGcatcaggggctggggctttggggccgtccttaccaggcactcgGCAAACCTCCACGGCTGCTCCATGGTCACCAAGTGCTCAAGATCCCACCACTTCAGGAACCTGGCTGcaccaaacagtgctctccaagaggcctgcacagcaacagagagcgggccatggcaccgcagcccagggcacagcacccacatccctgcaccaaggccaggaggaggctgcaggcgaccatgggccagggcaggaggcacagcagcctcctgccgTGGGGACAACAGAGCCCACgagtcctcacctctgccacacgcTTGTTCTCATTGTGCCAGTTGAAGTAGAATGGCACCAGACTCAGGTACACGTGTGGCTTtaggctcctgctcctctctgtcgcctccatcagctcctggaagaggagcatggagagctgctgcagctggctgtgctcctggtgcaaaggaagaggaaaagacctcagcactggcttctccaggcccatcggggcacaggcctgaaaagacactgggcccaaagtttcctggcagcactcagtgcccatgatgaggggcacagagccttacATTGTCAAAGAGTGGCCGCAGCGCCTCAAGCAACTTCGGGGCTATTGGGCTGGATATTTTGACAATTTGGAAGCACAGAATGTTGATGAACGCGGAGAGGGTCATCTGAACTGTGTCcgtgtctgcatcctgcagtagctccaggaggctttcaCTCAGGCTCCGCATGCTCTtagcctgtgtggaacacaatgctgtggtgcagccccacgctgctgccgcggggcccagaggccaaaggtgcGTCCCAAAGGAGTCAGGCAGCTgaatggggaggaggagagctgggagcagctgccacagctgccaaaggccagccaaggccaagctactgccttgcacagcctcacgctgccggcccggcttcagcccctgccccctgctcaccattgCAGGATCcctgctgagcaccaccaggcctCGGAGCGCCAGGCGACGCCTCTCCGGGCACTGACTGCGCAGGTGCCTGGAAATAATCTGCAGGACGCTGGGCCCACATTGTCTGGggttcaggcagtgcaggacctgaaaggcagggagcagtgacagggtgcCCGGCCAGCAGGAGCCCGgacccgcccggggctgggcccaggcagcagcacagggtgcaggcaccgtcCCGGGCGGGTGcggctgtgagagggcagagagggggaggcagctgggccaggcagcactcgccatcaggctcacctccaccaggaacgccagggcaggcagttcccacaggGGCTCTCCCCTGCTGAGCCGCGGGAGCAGGCTGACGGCGATGCGGCGACCGAAGGAGCGGGAGAcacggcacagctccctgcaagggggaataaaggtgccagagaccctgagccaggtgggcaaagctctcctgggactgactcacacaggcctggtctttggccaccagcccaggagaggacgtgggcactttgggaggtggctcctcctgtgcagccgcCCCTCTCcgccttttccactctgctcagccatccctggctgccaagACCCTCTGGCCCAGCACACGGGCACTGTGAGGGGTggcctgtgcacagggcagaaatgacctgtgggggtgtggggcagtggggagaaagggctctcacctggccagcagacccactgcatagtggtggctgtcagccttgaggagcatgtcccagccacTCTTGAGACCGATCGCCATCAACACatcctcatccagcagctggcgcAGCAGGGCTTTAATGGTctgcactgcaaacctgtgtgcagagcacagcccaggtcaggcccagagccctggccccagccccgagggcgtggcagggagaggggactgggatggagcacctgttggggttggggggaaggctgcgctgctcccggcatcgcctccagaaggtctcgacctcctctgacatctcctctgtgctgatgaaaacttggaagagcagagtcagaaggaggCGCGGGAAATTGTCCTTCACTGCACTTGGgcaccaggagtgggacagctggaggatctcccagagtgccacagttgcctgccaaagacaaagcacccagagacagctctcagggcccagatgtccatgtggcagggcccaagcgtggcagggacaggccagaggagacacagggggatcccccagcctggtgtccctgaacctgcccctaaGGCaggcttgcagcccagtgcctggggcagggagaagcagtggtgagggaggatggaaaggcatcccagaggcaacctgggggcgagcagaggccagctcaagaaactcacagccagggcaaagacatccctctcatccccatcagaggtgcgtctcctgtgcgctggccagtattccagcacacggaagaggatctgcagcaccggctccttagtccatctggaggagatgagcgtcttccacatggtgcgagcagctctgtggagtcacaactctggctcaggggggtctgggacacaactctgtggcctgggcagctgcggggcccaggtgacagagccacggtGCCTTGTGGGACAAGGAGGCAGGCTGGCCTCAGGATTGGAGGCTGACAtgccaaagctggcaaagagaggagctggagtgtcctggaagtctccatgtctctggcacaccatttgggacaggctgtccaggggGATGGGGTCTAAAGGCAGGTGAGCCCTCAAGGCAGGTGGGCCCCAtacctgtcacaggctggggcagagcgcagCAGGGTCACTGCAACATCCGTGGGGTGTGCCTcggtcagcaggaccagagtcttgtccagcctgtgctcagcagacaCATTGGACGTGAGCCACTGGTGGATGCACCTGACTATGGCtggcacctggaggggacacgggggacagttggagagctgccagagccagtaacttgcccagcttcccccaagaagtgctccccttgccaccacactctgctggtctcaaaggctgagggggcccagaGCAGCCGATGTGAggggccacagcatccctgggggactggagccctggccacaggctgcttacttgctttgctttgtagacaCTGTTCTCcacaagcaaatccagcagggcagcgctggtctGGGCATTGAAGAGGTCCGAGTTTGCCGTGGCCCCAGTGGCCATGAAAGTGGCCTCTTCATGCCAAATGCACCTGATGAATCTGCAaaccagctacaggagaaaggcaaggaagagagagggatttCCCCTGGAGGGTCAggacagcggtgctgggctgagcagtgagagcaggcccagcccaggcggggatggctgcaggtacctgttctgccctgcggaagcggccacgggcacggagctgctcttctgtccgctcctggcctgcatctggcaaagagcgagcgtgctcagagctgagggtgtgcgggagaggccggagaacacagcccaggcctgggctccaggagcaggcagggccagccctgggatgcccagtggatggagcacggctgccaggagatcagccccggcccctctgcccccctccctttccctgggcatgtccagaggggatgggcaggatgaggtcaagggggctgcagccaccagccctgtggcccagttccagcactcaccctcctgcgggggctgcacctgctgcacctcttcaggctgctgtgctggagcagccctagggctttcctcctccttcttcctccttcacccaggccagcttgggcaccgtggggggtctctgctgcatgtctccGTCTGGCGTTATGgctacctgcagcagagatgccatgGAAAAGCTTTGGTTCCTCAAGTCCTGCAGTCGtgccttgaaggcagctgcaagagagaagcctgggaaatgcctcgcctcatcccatcccactgtctggcctcaagggcacctgccccagggactggagatgccttgagcagccccaggtccccaggtcccacagtctggcctggaggatgcacaggggagaggtggagagctgccagagtgagcaacttgcccagcttccaCGGAGAAATGctttccttcccagcacactgtgccagcctcaaaggctgagggggcccagcacACCCAGCTTGggggggccacaggctgcttacttcagcagagacagctctctcctcaagaaactccaggctgggggtatcGGCCAGGCGCTGAACAGGCGCGGCGTCAGTGCTCGCCACGCCCTCCGTCGTTGTGGCGTCGGCCTCCTCCGtgagaccaggcagcacagagtcacagtgtGACACATCATCGGTGGACgtggtgtcccagtgggttGTGTGATCACTGGTTGCGGTGTCACActttgctggggcagcagtCGACGCGGTGCTGACATCAGGATTTGTCAGCTGGGTCGGGATGGTGTcaggctgggcctggacatcagctggtgtgatcctggcctttctacgccgactgcccatgaatttcataaatgtctgcaggagaaagaagggcagggaagggagggatttCCCCTGGAGGGCCgcgacagcggtgctgggctgagcagtgagagcaggcccagcccaggcggggatggctgcaggtacctgtgctgccctgcggaagcggccacgggcacggagctgctcttctgtccgctcctggcctgcatctggcaaagagcgagcgtgctcagagctgagggtgtgcgggagaggctggagaacagagccaaggcctgagctccaggagcaggcagggccagccctgggatgcccagtggatggagcacggctgccaggagttcagcccctctgcccccctccctttccctgggcatgtccagaggggatgggacaggatgaggtcaagggggctgcagccaccagccctgtggcccagctccagcactcaccctcctgcgggggctgcacctgctgcacctcttcaggctgctgtgctggagcagccccagggctttcctcctccttcttcctccggaacagcctgagcaggctgaagcgtctccctgccatgccacagtctggtgtccagggcacctgcaagagagaaagagaacctcggagaaactccgggccctaagtcctgcagaatggccttgaggccacctgccgcagggattggagacacctcggagaagctccgggtctccaagtcctgcaaaagggtctcaagggcacctgccacaggaattagagacacctcggagaaactccgggtctccaaatcctgtggaaatgcctcGAGGTCACCTGAAAGTGAGAAAATCCTCCAAAACGCTCCGGGTCAGCAAGGCACGAGTTGgctgcgcgggggctccgcacagcaccgctctgtcccgtcctgtcctgtcgcctgctccgaggagcactgttgacactgtggccgtgtcaccagcagcacctctgtcaccgcgggtcataaagggcccttggacaccctgcacccttccatcccaccggccgtgcccagcgtgtcacaaagggccctgggacacagtgccacgtggcctggggcctcccccagccccgccaacctgccCCACCTTGGAGGGAATCCACTCTCTGAAGTATCTAATCTGGCTGGACCTGAACTGTAGGAATGgctcaagaaatgagcaaacactcccctcctgtgcctgctcacggcagcacaaggagccccctcggcTGCCGACTCAGTCGCAGCGGGAAGGGCACGGGGCCTTCCACACAAGCTGGCACggcctccttgggagaagtgctggctggtggccatcctAAACAGGGGGGCTGACACcgagaaggaaggtgtgggcaagggcaccagtgctgctgggagccctttggccagggctgcacccaaatcagcagctctggcaagtcctggcccaaggagacctgccactgccccgAGTCCTGGCAAGGGTGCTGCTcgtctcctgccccaaagagctgtgcccctgtgTATTAGTTCATTTGAATACATGCCCAGAATAAAGACAAGTACAACAGACATTCCAACActacaaaaaatcttttattgcagtaagaataaaaaactagcaaagagaatcaaaagctaaaaaagaatacaaataaACTGCTTTATCGGTTGGCATTCACAGAATACTATGATAGTCAGTCATATAGTCATGGCgaggctttgcgaacgaagatttaggaaggcactatccacgtttgttacagacacgctggtgacttatgaggccaatatgagatagacatgtctgattgcaaaaggcacagcagaaagactccttaggtggtgtattcagcaggatatgattctttctgcgttgtcttttctcctcaagagtgatcctgcgtgcattctcaaaggaaacggcacctcaccaaggctttcaatactgcgagcagaaaaggtctgtggcagattttggaacgtttaggttgtccccctaaattccttaaaatgatcatctcactccatgaggatcagcatggccaagtcagatatggcaatgcactttctgaatACTATGAACAGCTTTTATTAtagtattaactagtaaaaagggaattaagggaaaatttaaaggatattaaaacaatactacgagtggcttttaatacaatattaactactaaaaagggaattaaaaggatatcaaaaaaggatataaaacagTGGCTTTCTCAATTGTTTCCtctcaataaactgtgcttacccacacagacaggccagggctgccaggatctgcagcagctggtcggtgcccgtgcttagcgggcgtcccggtggaacaacacagtctccatggcaggatgaggatcgctcatcccagcagtcctgacaccccattttatcatctctacattacaccacgtagggccagtacacagtataaggtgatgcctgagtggcagccaaaccctgcctgttcatcacctgatagcaacagtctgtgcatgccctgctggagggcaaggggccagcgacccctgcccacataatcttcctcccatcatcatctttctcgCCCCTATGTATGATctctaccactgtgtttcaagggtagatgtatctatcttgcaatatgtagcaaaaccaaggaagaactcagctctgataataggggatatcaaactgacttgctaaaaagcacaatggaccttacaattcgcttgtgccatgaagttacattgtaccatactctggctggtttcacatcctaatatgatttctttctcacgcctctatgctccattgatcatctaatccaaaagtaccccccttacagacatgaaacagtttaaagtcctgtagatgtagagatgaaaaagtcatatcTAAAATGTAGTGCTAGCTTGTTCCTAAGCATTTCCAAAACTCCTTCCCAGCAGGTGCCAGgatgggtgggcaggaggtgacttgCTTTATTCAGACCGTTCTTGTATGTGTTATTGCTGCTCTTTCACCCCTTTCCCTGTATTTCTGGGTTGGTTTATagagctgtttttgaaagaaacacttttttcaatCTCACAcgtgaatattttcaaagaaatacaggACACGAAAATCTagtaaaaccaatatttaacaaaatggtgAAATCACACTCCTTTATGTACTCTGAGCACTCTGCTACTGGCAGTTTGTATAGATCTCCATATACTGGAAATGTAACAAAGGATCAAGCaattttctgtgtgttctttatttccttttaaatttttttttctgtcatcaaattggctgcaggatttggtcctGTCTTTGTGCAGGATGAATGCCACTGTCCTTTTATGTTTGAGTTGATATTTTATTGCTCAGGGGGACTGTCAgtgggagggggtggtgggaaggagcctccactcaggggctggagcttcagcttctaaagaaGGCTGTACTTAATCAAACAGCTGCAACTCAGGATTTCTCCCTGTGttccagaacttttcatttagccagctgagagtgcccagggcacagccaggttaaTGTTTAACTCTTCCAACACTGGGCTCATCCCGAGGATATCCTGTCATCCTGAGAAGAAtgaagggagatgctgtgcctaTTCCCTGTGGCTGTGCAGGAAGCAAAATCTTCAAAGCCGTGGCCCTTCTGAAGGAGTTGATCTTGTGTTATTCCTCAGTAGTcaacactgaaaattctgtatctgagacactgaatgaaaaggagagttgccgagaggcttgtttgggggagagtgtttttttggtttgtttttgtgggggtctTTTAGTGCCAAATGAAGGTGggatcatgaaaatcagtctttttactgacaaaaactgtaaaggcatttaaacGCTTTCAGACACTGTGACCATTTCcttctttcactttctcactccttgcaaatcagagacagttcctagaggacaggagaataaaataaacaaaaaagaaattatttttctactcttgagGCCTGTGTCAGGTCTGTTTGGAATGCATTTGAATCCTACTGCTTCCATGCTATTTTTCAGGTAGCACCAGATAAATACCTATGAACTGCTGAGATGAGAGTGATCATTCTTACTccacaaaatgtttctctttttttttcctatcctaTGTCCCTATTGTGTTCTGTGTTATGGAGtgactatatttttgttctaagctaattcactgctgctgttttgggtacaactaatgtcaagcagcaaacctgtaacatgccagaaacaggctacagtgtgttgaagacacagcttatgtttgatggtgtgtaaatacagagagtcagttgggtttatctgatagcctggcagaaggagagaggagcaggacaaactgttttcagtaactgtgctgttcagacacctgataagatggagagtgctttggaactactgatgtgctttgaataagaaaagaataatcaggtccattggcactggcttatcaggaaggaagtaaaatgccagcacttttacatgagcaaaaggaaatgttttagacacGTTGGGCCATTTTTCCCTtgaaattaaatagcagggtgcttttgagtgtgctgtaaggagtggaaggatttattaccttgacagaatgacaggtgaatgtgttcagagaggagtcctcagcaacaagaacagctctttggataagtggccacatctattcctgcttttggtagAGATTCATGAATtctatcctttctttctccctgaagtgcagtggctcacttacaatgtgcagtttttcagagtgtcacacacttgtgcattttgtaatatcctggcagcatgtttgatattgggcgtgtaacaggctgttcataaaataatgctggatcattgactggtgtgtcctctgccttcagtccctgggtattttcatgttccaaaaagaatatatctcagcctgtgctgggaagggaaggtgtgattcaccattaacttaccccagcaggcatgaaacatgctcagatgcactattGTCTTCTCAAGGtttactcatttttatttttggacctttt
This Pseudopipra pipra isolate bDixPip1 chromosome W, bDixPip1.hap1, whole genome shotgun sequence DNA region includes the following protein-coding sequences:
- the LOC135404711 gene encoding maestro heat-like repeat-containing protein family member 7; this encodes MATGATANSDLFNAQTSAALLDLLVENSVYKAKQVPAIVRCIHQWLTSNVSAEHRLDKTLVLLTEAHPTDVAVTLLRSAPACDRAARTMWKTLISSRWTKEPVLQILFRVLEYWPAHRRRTSDGDERDVFALAATVALWEILQLSHSWCPSAVKDNFPRLLLTLLFQVFISTEEMSEEVETFWRRCREQRSLPPNPNRFAVQTIKALLRQLLDEDVLMAIGLKSGWDMLLKADSHHYAVGLLARELCRVSRSFGRRIAVSLLPRLSRGEPLWELPALAFLVEVLHCLNPRQCGPSVLQIISRHLRSQCPERRRLALRGLVVLSRDPAMAKSMRSLSESLLELLQDADTDTVQMTLSAFINILCFQIVKISSPIAPKLLEALRPLFDNEHSQLQQLSMLLFQELMEATERSRSLKPHVYLSLVPFYFNWHNENKRVAEASWRALFGAARFLKWWDLEHLVTMEQPWRFAECLLEKDRSRVGQYVRQALPFLESPEEPLRKLAIKFLAQPWGVPMREGPGLSPARAGGRVAGLAAPLRGTCASGT